In a single window of the Streptomyces sp. NBC_00094 genome:
- a CDS encoding long-chain fatty acid--CoA ligase: MYSTMQDVQLTVSRILKHGMTIHGKSTITTWTGEPEPQRRTFAEAGARAHQLANALRDELGVTGDQRVATLMWNNGEHVEAYFAIPSMGAVLHTLNLRLPPEQLVWIVNHAADRVVLVNGSLLPLLAPLLPHLPTIEHVVVAGPGDRSVLDGIAPRVHDYEELIAGRPTTYDWPDLDERSAAAMCYTSGTTGDPKGVVYSHRSIYLHSMQVNMAESMALTDRDTTLVVVPQFHVNAWGLPHATFMTGINMLMPDRFLQPAPLADMIERERPTHAAAVPTIWQGLLAEVTANPRDLSSMAQVTIGGAACPPSLMEAYDRLGVRLCHAWGMTETSPLGTMAHPPAGLSAEEEWPYRVTQGRFPAGVEARLVGPDGDHLPWDGESAGELEVRGAWIAGSYFGGVDGEEIRPADKFSEDGWLKTGDVGVISPDGFLTLTDRAKDVIKSGGEWISSVELENALMAHPDVAEAAVVAVPDDKWGERPLATVVLKEGATADYETLRSFLGGEGGIAKWQLPERWAIVPAVPKTSVGKFDKKVIRKQYAEGELDVTEL; encoded by the coding sequence GTGTACAGCACCATGCAGGACGTACAACTGACCGTGAGCCGCATCCTCAAGCACGGGATGACGATCCACGGGAAGTCGACCATCACCACCTGGACGGGCGAGCCCGAGCCGCAGCGCCGCACCTTCGCGGAGGCCGGAGCGCGCGCACACCAGCTGGCCAACGCCCTGCGCGACGAACTCGGGGTCACCGGCGACCAGCGGGTGGCGACCCTCATGTGGAACAACGGGGAGCACGTCGAGGCGTACTTCGCGATTCCCTCCATGGGTGCGGTCCTCCACACCCTCAACCTGCGTCTTCCTCCCGAGCAGTTGGTGTGGATCGTCAACCACGCCGCCGACCGGGTCGTGCTCGTCAACGGCTCCCTGCTGCCCCTCCTCGCCCCGCTGCTCCCGCACCTTCCGACGATCGAGCACGTCGTCGTCGCGGGCCCCGGCGACCGTTCCGTCCTCGACGGCATCGCGCCGCGCGTGCACGACTACGAGGAGCTGATAGCCGGTCGTCCGACCACCTACGACTGGCCCGATCTGGACGAGCGCTCCGCCGCCGCCATGTGCTACACCTCCGGCACGACCGGCGACCCCAAGGGCGTCGTCTACTCCCACCGTTCGATCTACCTGCACTCGATGCAGGTGAACATGGCCGAGTCGATGGCCCTGACCGACAGGGACACGACCCTGGTCGTCGTGCCCCAGTTCCACGTCAACGCCTGGGGCCTCCCGCACGCCACCTTCATGACCGGCATCAACATGCTCATGCCGGACCGTTTCCTCCAGCCGGCCCCGCTCGCCGACATGATCGAGCGCGAGCGGCCGACCCACGCGGCCGCCGTCCCCACCATCTGGCAGGGCCTGCTCGCCGAGGTCACCGCGAACCCCCGCGACCTCTCCTCGATGGCCCAGGTCACCATCGGCGGCGCGGCCTGTCCGCCCTCCCTCATGGAGGCGTACGACCGGCTCGGTGTCCGTCTCTGCCACGCCTGGGGCATGACCGAGACCTCCCCGCTGGGCACGATGGCCCACCCGCCGGCCGGTCTGAGCGCCGAGGAGGAGTGGCCGTACCGGGTCACGCAGGGACGTTTCCCCGCGGGTGTCGAGGCGCGGCTCGTCGGTCCCGACGGCGACCACCTGCCCTGGGACGGCGAGTCGGCGGGCGAGCTGGAGGTGCGCGGCGCCTGGATCGCGGGCTCGTACTTCGGCGGCGTCGACGGCGAGGAGATCCGGCCGGCCGACAAGTTCAGCGAGGACGGCTGGCTCAAGACGGGTGACGTCGGCGTGATCAGCCCCGACGGCTTCCTCACCCTCACCGACCGTGCGAAGGACGTCATCAAGTCCGGCGGCGAGTGGATTTCGAGCGTCGAGCTGGAGAACGCCCTCATGGCGCACCCGGATGTCGCCGAGGCCGCCGTCGTCGCCGTGCCGGACGACAAGTGGGGCGAGCGCCCGCTCGCGACGGTCGTCCTCAAGGAGGGCGCCACGGCGGACTACGAGACGCTGAGGTCCTTCCTCGGCGGCGAGGGCGGCATCGCCAAGTGGCAGCTGCCGGAGCGCTGGGCGATCGTGCCGGCGGTGCCGAAGACGAGCGTCGGCAAGTTCGACAAGAAGGTCATCCGCAAGCAGTACGCGGAGGGCGAGCTGGACGTGACCGAGCTGTAG
- a CDS encoding SigE family RNA polymerase sigma factor: MTPPPSGPVCAGASTVALGHAPYPSFSSYVRARGPVLLRTARSLTANPSDAEDLLQTALAKTFVAWERIEDHRALDGYVRRALLNTRTSQWRKRRVDEFACEELPEPVGLPEPDPADRQVLHDAMWRAVMKLPERQRQMVVLRYYEDLSEAQTAEVLGVSVGTVKSAVSRALGKLREDPELTPVR, translated from the coding sequence ATGACTCCGCCACCCTCTGGCCCCGTCTGCGCCGGCGCCTCCACGGTCGCCCTCGGCCACGCGCCGTACCCGTCGTTCTCCTCGTACGTACGGGCGCGCGGCCCCGTGCTGCTGCGCACCGCGCGTTCCCTGACGGCCAACCCGTCCGACGCCGAGGACCTCCTCCAGACCGCGCTCGCCAAGACCTTCGTCGCCTGGGAGCGCATCGAGGACCACCGCGCCCTGGACGGCTACGTCCGCCGCGCGCTCCTGAACACCCGTACGTCGCAGTGGCGCAAGCGCAGGGTCGACGAGTTCGCCTGCGAGGAACTGCCGGAGCCCGTCGGCCTCCCGGAGCCCGACCCGGCCGACCGCCAGGTGCTGCACGACGCGATGTGGCGCGCGGTGATGAAGCTGCCGGAGCGCCAGCGCCAGATGGTGGTCCTCCGGTACTACGAGGACCTCAGCGAGGCCCAGACCGCCGAGGTGCTCGGGGTGTCGGTCGGCACGGTCAAGAGCGCGGTGTCCCGGGCGCTCGGCAAGCTCCGCGAGGACCCGGAGCTGACTCCCGTACGGTGA
- a CDS encoding lipid-transfer protein, which yields MSVRTRDSLGGRAAVVGIGATEFSKDSGRSELSLAVEAVRAALDDAGLTPGDVDGLVTFTMDTNPEITVAQASGIGELSFFSRVHYGGGAACATVQQAALAVASGVAEVVVCYRAFNERSGRRFGSGVQQREPSAEGTALGWQLPFGLLTPASWVAMAAQRYLHTYGLTPDAFGHVAVTDRRYAANNPAAYFHGKPITLADHAASRWIVEPLRLLDCCQETDGGQAIVVTSVERARDLPRPPAVILAAAQGAGRKQEAMTSFYRDELAGLPEMSVVARQLWRTSGLAPADIDVGILYDHFTPFVLMQLEEFGFCKPGEAAEFVAADALPINTHGGQLGEAYLHGMNGIAEAVRQLRGTSVNQIPGAARTLVTAGTGVPTSGLILGADG from the coding sequence ATGAGCGTCCGTACCCGGGACAGCCTCGGCGGGCGGGCGGCCGTCGTCGGCATCGGGGCGACGGAGTTCTCCAAGGACTCGGGCCGCAGCGAACTCTCCCTCGCCGTCGAGGCGGTCCGGGCAGCCCTCGACGACGCCGGACTCACCCCCGGCGACGTCGACGGCCTGGTCACCTTCACGATGGACACCAACCCCGAGATCACCGTCGCCCAGGCGTCCGGCATCGGTGAGCTGTCCTTCTTCTCCCGCGTGCACTACGGCGGCGGAGCCGCCTGCGCCACCGTCCAGCAGGCCGCGCTCGCCGTCGCCAGTGGCGTCGCCGAAGTCGTCGTCTGCTACCGGGCGTTCAACGAGCGCTCGGGGCGCCGCTTCGGCTCCGGCGTCCAGCAGCGCGAACCCTCCGCCGAGGGCACCGCGCTCGGCTGGCAGCTTCCCTTCGGGCTGCTCACCCCGGCCTCCTGGGTCGCCATGGCCGCCCAGCGCTACCTCCACACCTACGGGCTGACCCCGGACGCCTTCGGCCATGTCGCCGTCACCGACCGGCGGTACGCGGCGAACAACCCCGCCGCGTACTTCCACGGGAAGCCGATCACCCTCGCGGACCACGCGGCCTCGCGCTGGATCGTCGAGCCGCTCCGGCTCCTCGACTGCTGCCAGGAGACCGACGGCGGCCAGGCGATCGTCGTCACCTCCGTCGAGCGCGCCCGCGACCTGCCCCGGCCGCCCGCCGTGATCCTGGCGGCGGCGCAGGGCGCCGGACGGAAGCAGGAGGCCATGACCAGCTTCTACCGGGACGAGTTGGCCGGGCTCCCCGAGATGAGCGTGGTCGCCCGACAGCTCTGGCGGACCTCGGGGCTCGCGCCGGCCGACATCGACGTGGGCATCCTCTACGACCACTTCACCCCGTTCGTGCTGATGCAGTTGGAGGAGTTCGGCTTCTGCAAGCCGGGGGAGGCGGCGGAGTTCGTCGCGGCCGACGCCCTGCCGATCAACACCCACGGCGGTCAGCTCGGCGAGGCCTACCTGCACGGCATGAACGGGATCGCGGAGGCGGTGCGGCAACTGCGCGGCACCTCGGTGAACCAGATACCCGGCGCGGCCCGGACCCTGGTCACGGCGGGGACGGGGGTTCCCACGTCCGGGTTGATCCTGGGCGCGGACGGCTGA
- a CDS encoding bifunctional MaoC family dehydratase N-terminal/OB-fold nucleic acid binding domain-containing protein, translated as MSGKETAPDELYERLAAYEGRPAATAGIGKDAVNLPMIRHWCEAMGDAHPAYEGPGAVAPPTMLQAWTMGGLSGHTDRSGAYDELSALLDGAGYTSVVATDCEQEYLRPLRPGDAITFDAVIESVSPRKTTKLGTGHFVTTRMDVLADGELAGTHRFRILKYAPAARPAKPGVNPPEPAAHPLESAAHPPESAVRAPEPAVVTPRRPRPVINRDNAGFWEGVAAHRLLVQRCGDCATLRFPWLPGCADCGSREWDTVEASGAGTVYSYVVMHHPPFPAFDPPYTVGLIELAEGVRMVSNVVGVPYDKVRIGMPVRLEFLRVDDELELPVFRADTEARTEAEAEAGPEAEGEG; from the coding sequence ATGAGCGGTAAGGAGACGGCACCGGACGAGTTGTACGAGCGGCTCGCCGCCTACGAGGGGCGGCCGGCAGCCACCGCCGGCATCGGCAAGGACGCGGTCAACCTGCCCATGATCCGGCACTGGTGCGAGGCCATGGGGGACGCCCACCCGGCGTACGAGGGGCCGGGGGCGGTCGCGCCCCCGACGATGCTCCAGGCCTGGACGATGGGCGGTCTCTCCGGGCACACCGACCGCTCCGGCGCGTACGACGAGCTGTCCGCGCTCCTCGACGGCGCCGGGTACACCTCGGTGGTCGCGACCGACTGCGAGCAGGAGTACCTGCGACCGCTGCGGCCGGGGGACGCGATCACCTTCGACGCCGTCATCGAGTCCGTGTCCCCGCGCAAGACCACCAAGCTCGGGACCGGGCACTTCGTCACGACCCGGATGGACGTCCTGGCGGACGGCGAGCTCGCGGGCACCCACCGCTTCCGGATCCTCAAGTACGCGCCCGCCGCCCGCCCAGCGAAGCCGGGCGTGAACCCCCCGGAGCCCGCCGCGCATCCCCTGGAGTCCGCCGCCCATCCGCCGGAGTCCGCCGTGCGGGCCCCGGAGCCCGCCGTCGTGACACCCCGGCGGCCCCGTCCGGTGATCAACCGGGACAACGCCGGATTCTGGGAGGGCGTGGCCGCGCACCGGCTGCTCGTCCAGCGCTGCGGCGACTGCGCGACCCTGCGCTTCCCCTGGCTGCCGGGATGCGCCGACTGCGGCTCGCGGGAGTGGGACACGGTCGAGGCGAGCGGCGCCGGGACCGTCTACTCGTACGTGGTGATGCACCACCCGCCCTTCCCGGCCTTCGACCCGCCGTACACGGTCGGGCTGATCGAACTGGCCGAGGGCGTGCGGATGGTCAGCAACGTGGTGGGCGTGCCGTACGACAAGGTCCGGATCGGGATGCCGGTGCGGCTGGAGTTCCTGCGGGTCGACGACGAGTTGGAGCTCCCCGTCTTCCGCGCCGACACGGAAGCACGTACGGAAGCGGAAGCGGAAGCAGGACCGGAAGCGGAAGGGGAGGGCTGA
- a CDS encoding PAS domain-containing protein — translation MSSRPSRGAARLAAILDALPDGLVLVNCNGTVVNANTIALGMFETPGTALVGRGLLDLLPGFDSRLIPGSMRRPEGTDERGRTKPTRMVARRTDGGEFPVEVTSASLEDGREAYDSYSGYTGDELLMLVVRDLTGTLDTEAELARSQRQTEMILRAAAEGVVGTDTDGRVVLVNPAAAQILGYRAGELGGQELHPLILATRADGEPFPYEESPLADTLKSGRKHRVRGQVLWAKKGNRVPVDLTTAPVRDGDQLVGAVMTFTDRRPYEQLAEEHAAELADRAERHAAEREAQQERYASLAARHEQLTAVLAESLRGPLEELRGRLGALAADDAGQLWPEANQVLHHLTAGYARMTALVDNVLGYQRLDAGTEELDRRVALLDGVVTAGIDGAVELIGPGRAQFAVHAPPIEAEVDPDRLATALAHLVADVAGVDATGRNRAAAPGAGPADSTIVVAAAQRGDVVRIEVRGPYAGGDPVHGPVVRGIVAAHGGVVQTHEVPGTSGGAYVLEVPLGAGRGTVPASEPKPQDAAVRDMPALPAQATGTDGDTSGGGRRRARRASTDAFLESPVAPEGTEAGGRRRARTGEASGPAELIPAQQNAASGEAAAVAALPPAQVSASVSAPLSAPLSAPVSASVAGSVPGSLPGGGPVVEPTGRRRGRPAEGSVVTAAEGAQGRAALGAAVPPQGVAAEHLSAPAAHVSGPALALPAVASGGDVPAAQPSGRRRRALAAAQERAAAAEAGPRTPFALPPAEADRPEPEPADVPVPASAALPVAPSASVAASASVAAFASGEGQHEAVRSVPGSDHTPPQPHPHLAPQPLPLPQPEPSGRRRAMAPPAPMPLPAQAQAQAPAPAPAQAQAPVSVPVSNPAAPAPLPAPAPQSGTGSGTGTGSVPLPPELPMPKDSTQGRAFSVRTLGQGVPFVPPATPMTSVAPAAPAVPAAPAAPVAPAPSNGSGRRRKLATPPEVDPPVPAAIPVPAAAENDAKPHPQSSPEAALGLSPAAPEGRAYAIGAPAEGSAEGPEPLDGPGGAVEVANRPAPRPVDDELPPEPLDNPRRLLVWPAPDVSTQQALSDRGYRPVIVHSREEVDAQIAAFPAALFVDPLTGPITRTALQSLRQAAVAAEVPVLLAAGLGQATREAAYGADPAVLLKALAPRDSEQHPSRVLLIEEHDDIAEALAATLERRGMQVSRAATDTEAVALATETRPNLVVMDLMQVRRRRAGIIDWLRANGQLNRTPLVVYTSADLDEDELPKLSSGETVLFLAERSNSTEVQARIVDLLAKIGTN, via the coding sequence GTGAGCAGCAGGCCATCCCGGGGCGCTGCTCGCCTCGCAGCCATACTCGACGCCCTCCCCGACGGCCTCGTGCTCGTCAACTGCAACGGCACGGTCGTCAACGCCAACACGATCGCCCTCGGCATGTTCGAGACCCCCGGCACCGCACTGGTCGGCCGCGGCCTCCTCGACCTGCTCCCCGGCTTCGACTCGCGCCTCATCCCCGGCTCCATGCGCCGCCCCGAGGGCACCGACGAGCGCGGCCGCACCAAGCCGACCCGGATGGTCGCCCGCCGCACGGACGGCGGCGAGTTCCCCGTCGAGGTGACCAGCGCCAGCCTGGAGGACGGCCGCGAGGCGTACGACTCGTACAGCGGCTACACCGGTGACGAGCTGCTCATGCTCGTCGTCCGGGACCTCACCGGCACCCTCGACACCGAGGCAGAACTCGCCCGCTCGCAGCGCCAGACCGAGATGATCCTGCGCGCCGCGGCCGAGGGCGTCGTCGGCACGGACACCGACGGCCGGGTCGTCCTGGTGAACCCCGCCGCCGCGCAGATCCTCGGCTACCGTGCCGGCGAGCTCGGCGGCCAGGAACTGCACCCGCTGATCCTCGCCACCCGCGCGGACGGCGAGCCCTTCCCGTACGAGGAGTCGCCGCTCGCCGACACCCTCAAGTCCGGGCGCAAGCACCGGGTCCGCGGACAGGTGCTGTGGGCGAAGAAGGGCAACCGTGTACCGGTCGACCTGACGACCGCCCCGGTGCGGGACGGGGACCAGCTCGTCGGCGCGGTGATGACCTTCACCGACCGCAGGCCGTACGAGCAGCTCGCCGAGGAGCACGCCGCCGAGCTCGCCGACCGCGCCGAACGGCACGCGGCCGAGCGGGAGGCACAGCAGGAGCGGTACGCCTCGCTGGCCGCCCGGCACGAGCAGCTGACCGCCGTCCTCGCCGAGTCGCTGCGCGGGCCCCTGGAGGAACTGCGCGGCCGGTTGGGCGCGCTCGCCGCCGACGACGCAGGGCAGCTGTGGCCCGAGGCCAACCAGGTGCTGCACCACCTGACCGCCGGGTACGCCCGGATGACGGCGCTCGTGGACAACGTCCTGGGCTACCAGCGGCTGGACGCCGGCACGGAGGAGCTCGACCGCAGGGTCGCGCTGCTCGACGGCGTCGTGACGGCCGGCATCGACGGGGCCGTCGAGCTCATCGGGCCCGGCCGCGCGCAGTTCGCCGTGCACGCGCCGCCGATCGAGGCCGAGGTGGACCCGGACCGGCTCGCGACCGCGCTCGCGCACCTCGTCGCGGACGTCGCCGGCGTCGACGCGACCGGCCGGAACAGGGCCGCCGCCCCGGGCGCGGGGCCGGCCGACTCCACGATCGTCGTCGCGGCCGCACAGCGCGGTGACGTCGTACGCATCGAGGTCCGCGGCCCGTACGCGGGCGGCGACCCGGTCCACGGGCCGGTCGTGCGCGGGATCGTGGCGGCGCACGGCGGTGTCGTGCAGACCCACGAGGTGCCGGGGACGAGCGGTGGCGCGTACGTCCTCGAAGTCCCGCTCGGAGCGGGCAGGGGTACGGTCCCCGCGTCCGAGCCGAAGCCGCAGGACGCCGCTGTGCGGGACATGCCCGCGCTGCCCGCGCAGGCGACAGGCACGGACGGGGACACCTCGGGCGGCGGGCGCCGCCGGGCCCGGCGTGCTTCCACGGACGCGTTCCTGGAGAGCCCGGTCGCCCCGGAGGGCACCGAGGCCGGTGGGCGTCGCCGTGCCCGTACGGGAGAGGCGTCCGGCCCCGCCGAGCTGATCCCCGCCCAGCAGAACGCCGCCTCGGGTGAGGCGGCGGCCGTGGCCGCGCTTCCGCCCGCGCAGGTGTCCGCGTCTGTGTCGGCGCCGCTGTCGGCGCCACTGTCCGCGCCTGTGTCGGCTTCCGTGGCCGGCTCCGTGCCCGGTTCCCTTCCCGGGGGCGGGCCGGTCGTCGAGCCCACCGGGCGTCGTCGGGGCCGTCCCGCCGAGGGCTCCGTGGTGACCGCCGCCGAGGGCGCGCAGGGGCGGGCCGCGCTGGGGGCCGCCGTGCCTCCGCAGGGTGTCGCCGCCGAGCACCTGAGCGCGCCCGCCGCGCACGTGTCCGGTCCCGCCCTGGCCCTGCCCGCCGTCGCCTCCGGTGGTGACGTGCCCGCAGCCCAGCCGAGCGGGCGCCGCCGTCGGGCGCTGGCCGCCGCGCAGGAGCGGGCCGCCGCGGCCGAGGCCGGGCCGCGGACGCCGTTCGCGCTCCCGCCCGCCGAAGCCGACCGCCCCGAGCCCGAACCGGCCGACGTGCCTGTTCCGGCGTCTGCCGCGCTCCCCGTGGCTCCCTCCGCCTCTGTCGCCGCCTCTGCCTCTGTCGCCGCCTTCGCCTCCGGCGAGGGGCAGCACGAGGCCGTACGGAGCGTCCCTGGCTCTGATCACACGCCTCCGCAGCCCCACCCGCACCTCGCGCCGCAGCCGCTGCCCCTGCCGCAGCCCGAGCCGAGCGGCCGCCGCCGTGCCATGGCGCCGCCGGCCCCGATGCCGCTGCCGGCTCAGGCTCAGGCTCAGGCTCCGGCTCCGGCTCCGGCCCAGGCCCAGGCCCCGGTGTCGGTACCGGTATCGAATCCGGCTGCTCCGGCTCCGCTTCCCGCGCCCGCGCCGCAGAGCGGTACCGGTTCCGGGACGGGCACCGGGTCCGTACCGCTGCCGCCCGAGCTGCCCATGCCGAAGGACTCCACCCAGGGGCGGGCGTTCAGCGTCCGCACCCTCGGGCAGGGCGTTCCCTTCGTCCCCCCGGCAACGCCCATGACCTCTGTGGCGCCTGCCGCCCCCGCTGTCCCTGCGGCCCCCGCGGCCCCCGTCGCCCCCGCGCCCTCCAACGGCTCCGGGCGGCGGCGCAAGCTCGCCACCCCGCCGGAGGTCGACCCGCCGGTCCCCGCGGCGATCCCCGTACCGGCCGCGGCCGAGAACGACGCCAAGCCGCACCCGCAGTCCTCGCCCGAGGCCGCGCTGGGGCTCTCCCCCGCCGCCCCCGAGGGCCGCGCGTATGCCATAGGGGCGCCCGCCGAGGGCTCCGCCGAGGGCCCCGAGCCGCTCGACGGCCCCGGTGGCGCGGTCGAGGTCGCCAACCGCCCCGCGCCCCGGCCCGTCGACGACGAACTGCCGCCGGAACCGCTCGACAACCCGCGCCGGCTGCTCGTCTGGCCCGCGCCCGACGTCTCCACCCAGCAGGCGCTGAGCGACCGCGGCTACCGCCCGGTGATCGTGCACTCCCGCGAGGAGGTCGACGCCCAGATCGCCGCCTTCCCCGCGGCGCTCTTCGTCGACCCGCTGACCGGCCCCATCACCCGTACCGCGCTCCAGTCACTGCGTCAGGCCGCCGTCGCCGCCGAGGTGCCGGTGCTGCTCGCGGCCGGGCTCGGGCAGGCGACCCGGGAGGCCGCGTACGGTGCCGACCCCGCCGTACTCCTCAAGGCGCTCGCGCCGCGCGACAGCGAGCAGCACCCGTCCCGGGTCCTGCTGATCGAGGAGCACGACGACATCGCGGAGGCGCTCGCGGCCACCCTGGAGCGGCGCGGGATGCAGGTCTCACGCGCGGCGACGGACACGGAGGCGGTGGCACTGGCCACGGAGACCCGGCCGAACCTCGTGGTGATGGACCTGATGCAGGTGCGCCGCCGGCGAGCCGGGATCATCGACTGGCTGCGTGCGAACGGCCAGTTGAACCGCACCCCGCTCGTCGTCTACACCTCGGCCGACCTGGACGAGGACGAGCTCCCGAAGCTGTCCTCCGGCGAGACGGTCCTCTTCCTCGCCGAGCGCTCGAACAGCACCGAGGTGCAGGCCCGGATCGTCGACCTGCTCGCGAAGATCGGCACCAACTAG
- a CDS encoding acyl-CoA dehydrogenase family protein, which translates to MDFTPTEEQEAARDLAARIFGDLATHERLAAAGTGSDAELWKALCAAGLPGAVEEIGMLGLVLLLEEQGRTTAQVPLAASGVYGILAVARHGTEEQCARLLPGLRDGTTVVTGALPATGGVVADEGRLGGTVDWVPWLRDATHVLVPDAERGLWLVRTEDAARVETVELTAPWSAGRLVLDGTPAERIGRPDDPGPYEEVLAAARTAFAGLQAGVCAGSLARAVAYTSVREQFGRPLSTHQAVQLRAADAHMDTEAIRVTTYEAAWRYDEGLDAGGAALTAAWWASEAGKRVVHTGQHLHGGMGADLDHPVHRHFLWGRQLDAYLGCGTELLAELGDLLANGDLS; encoded by the coding sequence ATGGACTTCACCCCCACCGAGGAGCAGGAGGCCGCCCGGGACCTGGCCGCGCGGATCTTCGGCGACCTCGCCACCCACGAGCGGCTCGCGGCGGCCGGCACCGGCAGTGACGCCGAGTTGTGGAAGGCCCTCTGCGCGGCCGGGCTCCCCGGCGCCGTCGAGGAGATCGGCATGCTCGGCCTCGTCCTCCTCCTGGAGGAGCAGGGGCGTACGACGGCGCAGGTGCCACTCGCCGCGAGCGGGGTGTACGGGATCCTCGCCGTCGCCCGGCACGGCACCGAGGAGCAGTGCGCCCGGCTCCTGCCGGGCCTCCGCGACGGTACGACGGTGGTGACGGGCGCCCTTCCCGCGACCGGCGGGGTCGTGGCGGACGAGGGGCGGCTCGGCGGGACCGTCGACTGGGTGCCGTGGCTCAGGGACGCCACCCACGTCCTCGTACCGGACGCGGAGCGCGGACTGTGGCTGGTCCGCACCGAGGACGCGGCCCGGGTCGAGACCGTCGAGCTCACCGCACCCTGGTCCGCCGGGCGGCTCGTGCTCGACGGGACACCCGCCGAGCGGATCGGACGACCGGACGATCCCGGGCCCTACGAGGAGGTGCTCGCCGCCGCCCGTACCGCCTTCGCCGGGCTGCAGGCCGGGGTCTGTGCCGGTTCGCTGGCCAGGGCCGTGGCGTACACGTCGGTGCGGGAGCAGTTCGGGCGCCCGCTCTCCACGCACCAGGCGGTGCAGCTGCGGGCAGCCGACGCCCACATGGACACCGAGGCGATCCGGGTCACGACCTACGAGGCGGCCTGGCGGTACGACGAGGGGCTGGACGCCGGCGGGGCCGCGCTGACCGCCGCCTGGTGGGCCTCCGAGGCGGGCAAGCGGGTCGTGCACACCGGGCAGCACCTCCACGGCGGCATGGGCGCCGACCTCGACCACCCCGTCCACCGGCACTTCCTGTGGGGCCGGCAGCTCGACGCCTATCTGGGCTGCGGCACCGAACTCCTCGCCGAACTCGGCGACCTGCTCGCGAACGGAGACCTGTCATGA
- a CDS encoding SSI family serine proteinase inhibitor — protein MLRRLVLATLATTAAGATGLGPLPPLPLLSPPDTLTVTIAESGVPAADGTYELTCDDQAGGTHPAADDACERLEQLAKAGTNPFKAVPGDAFCTQVYGGPAVAHITGTWQGREIDARFSRVNGCEIDRWTNLQPVLPMLGR, from the coding sequence ATGCTGCGCCGACTCGTCCTCGCGACCCTCGCCACCACCGCCGCCGGGGCCACCGGGCTCGGCCCCCTGCCGCCACTGCCCCTGCTCTCCCCGCCCGACACGCTGACCGTGACGATCGCCGAGAGCGGCGTTCCGGCCGCCGACGGGACCTACGAGCTGACCTGCGACGACCAGGCCGGCGGGACGCACCCGGCCGCCGACGACGCCTGCGAGCGGCTTGAGCAGCTCGCGAAGGCGGGCACGAACCCGTTCAAGGCCGTCCCCGGGGACGCGTTCTGCACCCAGGTGTACGGCGGACCCGCCGTCGCCCACATCACCGGCACCTGGCAGGGCCGCGAGATCGACGCGCGCTTCTCCCGCGTCAACGGCTGCGAGATCGACCGCTGGACGAACCTTCAGCCGGTCCTCCCCATGCTCGGACGGTGA
- a CDS encoding cupin domain-containing protein: MSNTTAIDKTVVQVSEVPTEEVVPGIVRRLLPETEHARSWLIDFAPGTEWPEVDVHASEERYYVLSGEIIEGQERHGAGSYVVFAPGSRHRPRTESGARLLGFTVLPR, encoded by the coding sequence ATGAGCAACACAACTGCCATCGACAAGACGGTCGTCCAGGTCAGCGAGGTGCCCACGGAGGAAGTCGTCCCCGGGATCGTGCGCCGCCTGCTGCCGGAGACCGAGCACGCCCGCAGCTGGCTGATCGACTTCGCCCCCGGCACCGAATGGCCGGAGGTGGACGTCCACGCCTCCGAGGAGCGGTACTACGTGCTGAGCGGCGAAATCATCGAGGGCCAAGAGCGCCACGGCGCCGGCAGCTACGTAGTCTTCGCCCCCGGCAGCCGGCACCGCCCGCGCACCGAATCCGGCGCCCGGCTGCTCGGTTTCACCGTCCTCCCCCGCTGA
- a CDS encoding MaoC family dehydratase, with amino-acid sequence MRPGDELPPLRIPVTRTLIVAGAVASRDYQDVHHDAELAREKGSPDIFMNILTTNGLVGRYITDHFGPRSVLRRVAIRLGAPNYPGDTMTLTGTVTGVAGDTATVRVVGANGLGHHVTGTVTVEVAP; translated from the coding sequence GTGCGGCCCGGGGACGAGCTGCCGCCGCTGCGGATCCCCGTCACCCGCACCCTGATCGTCGCCGGGGCCGTGGCCTCCCGTGACTACCAGGACGTGCACCACGACGCCGAACTCGCCCGGGAGAAGGGCTCCCCGGACATCTTCATGAACATCCTCACGACCAACGGACTCGTCGGCCGGTACATCACCGACCACTTCGGGCCCCGGTCGGTGCTGCGCAGAGTCGCCATCCGGCTCGGCGCCCCCAACTACCCCGGGGACACGATGACGCTGACCGGGACGGTCACCGGGGTGGCCGGGGACACGGCCACGGTCCGGGTCGTCGGGGCCAACGGCCTGGGACACCACGTCACCGGGACGGTCACCGTGGAGGTGGCGCCATGA